AATCCATATATTCTAAATTTTAATTCTCAAAAAATTGATACAAAATATATAGTCGGTGTTTCATCAGATATAAGCTTGAGAAATAAGGGATATATGAAATACTTATTGACTTCTATGTTAACCCTTTCAAAGAGGAAAAATTTGCCTTTTGTTTTTTTAACTCCTATCAATCCAGAAATATATAGAAAGTTTGATTTTGAATATTTTTCTGATATTGAATATTATTCTTTTTCTATTGAAGAATTAATTGAGTTTAAAAAACCTTCTAATAATTATGGCTACTTAAAAATAAACGAAAAAAATATAAAGTTTTGTGTAAAAGATCTTATTAAAATTTATAACTTTAATATGAAAAATAATTTTTCATATTTAGAAAGAGATGAATACTATTTTAAAAAATTATTAAAAGAAACTTTTGTAGATGAAATGAAAACTTATATTCTATATAAAGATAATATCCCATCTGCATATATTATTTATGGTTTAGAAAATGATACGGTTGAAATAAGAGAATGTTTTGCTATGGATCCAACTTCCTATAAGGAAATTTTATCCCTTATATATGGATACAGAGATTATTATTCAAAAGTTAACTTAGCTTCTCCTAAAGGTTCTAATATTAATTTTATTTTTAGTAATCAGTTAAAAATAGAAAGAAAAATTTTACCTTTCATGATGTTAAGAATTTTAAATCCTATAAATGTTTTTAAAATTTTAAATTTAGAAAATACAAATCTAAAAATATCTATAATAGATAAAACTCTAAGTGAAAATACAGGTCTTTATACTTTAAATAAAGACATTACCTTTTCTAAAGATATAAATGAGGCTGATATAGAAATAGATATCAAAGATTTAGTTTTTTTAGTTAGTGGTTATTTTTCTGTCGAGGAATTATTGAAATTAAATAAAATAAAAATTCTAGAGAGCAATAAAGAAAATGCTTTGATTGAAAAATTAAATAAAATATTTAAGAAAAAAAAATCTTATCTTTATGAATTTTTATAATCTCCATAAGTTTTGTGCTATAATTAATAAAAATATTAATTAGATTGGAGGTTCCCTATGACTTATATATTTTGGTTAGTTTTAACAATAATTTTTACTATCATTGAATTTACTGTACCAGCTTTAGTTACCGTTTGGTTTGCTATTGCATCTGCACTGACAATTCCAGTATCATTCTTTACGAATGATCCTAAAATAGATATTATATTTTTTACAATCATCTCTGTTTTATCTATTCTTTTCATTAGACCCTATGCTAAAAAATGTTTGAATAGAAATCATCTAAACTCTGATGCTACAATAATTGATACTGCTGTAATAATTACAAAAATTATTGATGTAAAATCTAAAGAAAAAACTTATGAAGTAAGATATAAATCTTCTATCTGGACAGCTATTAGCAGTGATATTTTTGAATTAGATGATAGTGCTAGAATAGTTAGTTTTAAAGGAAATAAAATTATTATAAATAAAGTCTCTTGACAGCCGTATGAGTTCTACGAGCTGAATGAGCACAGGCTCTTCGAACTAATCCGGACGTCAGAGACTAATTTTTGCTATTTAATTTTATACTTTCCTATAAAATAAAAAAATAAATTAGGAGGTTTTAATATGTTAGTTATACCATTTTTTGTACTTTTACTTATTCTTATAGCTCTTATAACATTGAAAGCTATAAAAATAATTCCAGAATCACAAGTTTATGTTATTGAAAAATTAGGAAAATATTCTGAATCTTTAAACTCTGGTCTTAACTTTATCAATCCTTTTTTTGATAGAGTTTCAAGAATTGTATCTTTAAAAGAACAGGTAGTTGACTTTGAACCACAAGCCGTTATCACTAAAGATAATGCAACTATGCAAATAGATACTGTTGTTTATTACCAAGTCACTGATCCTAAATTATATACTTATGGAGTTGAAAGACCACTTTCTGCCATAGAAAATTTAACAGCTACCACTCTTAGAAACATTATTGGAGATATGACTGTTGATGAAACTTTAACTTCAAGAGATATTATTAATACAAAAATGCGTCAAGAACTTGATGAAGCCACAGATCCTTGGGGAATTAAAGTCAACCGTGTTGAGTTAAAAAGCATATTGCCACCAAACGATATTAGAATTGCTATGGAAAAAGAAATGAAAGCTGAAAGAGAAAAAAGAGCAAAGATTTTAGAAGCACAAGCAGTTAGAGAATCTGCTATTCTTGTTGCAGAAGGAGAAAAACAATCTGCTATTCTGAGAGCTGAGGCTGAAAAAGAAGTTAAAATTAAAGAAGCAGAAGGTAAAGCTCAAGCAATTATTGAAATTCAAAGAGCAGAAGCTGAGGCAATTAAAATATTAAACGATGCTAAACCTAGTAAAGAAATCTTATCTTTAAAATCTCTTGAAACATTTGAAAAAGTTTCTAATGGTCAGGCAACAAAAATTATTATTCCTAGTGAAATACAAAATTTAGGTGGACTAATACAAAGTATAAGAGAAATTAAATAATCAAAAACCCTTGATATTCGTATAAATTTTTATCAGCTTAACGATTGTAAGCACGATAAATTAGTACAAATGTCAGGGGTTATTTTATTAAACAATAAGCTCTGGCTCTTCGAACTAATACGTAAAGACTAATTTTCATTATTTAATTTTATACTTTCCTATAGAATAAAAAAACTGTACTTGAATTTTGATTTCAAAAGACAAGTACAGTCAAAATTTTTTATTTTATAAATTACTAGTTTCCAGCTCTTAAAGCTTGAATTTTTTGGAAATCAGCTATAACTGCTTTTTGTTGTTCCATTTCAGCATTTAATTTCTTTAAAGCTCCTTCATATTTAGAAGCTAAATCTTGATATTGAGATTTGTAGAATCTTGTGTTAGCTTCAGCAGAAAGTTTTTGAGCTCTTTCAGATAATTCAGAATAAACTCTTTCATTTTGTGCTAATGCTTCACTTGCAGCAACTGCTTGTTGTCTTTCTTCTTCAAATCTTGCTTCTTCTTGATTAGCTAGATTTTGGTATTCAGCATCTAGTGCTTGTAATTCTCCTATCAAATTGTCTTCAGCAAAAGCTGATGCAGAAACAGCTAAAACTGCTAATAATAAAAATTTTTTCATTTCTTACCTCCCAAAGTAATTTATAGTTATCTATAATAATATAATTATACAAAAAAATTCTAAAAAAAACAATAGTTTTTTGATACAAATTAAAATTTTATTAAATTATGAGAAATATAAAATCTATAATCATTCTAGAAATATTATTTTTAAATTTTTTACATTATATCACAAAAGTTTATTTTTTAAAATATAATCAAGCAAATATCTTTTTTTGTTTTCAAGCTTTTCTTCCAAAACTAAATCTAATAATTTATTTTTAATTTCTCCTATTTCTTTACCTTGATAACCTAATTTCTGAATCTCATATCCATCTATATCTAAATCATTAATAGATATTTCCATATTCTTTTTCACAGCTTCCTCTAATCTGTCAAACAAATTGCTTTCAACCTTTACAACTTCTATATTTTTAGATTCATTATCAGCAATAGTATGCTCTATTAGTCTTTTCATATTTTCATATCCTAAGATAGATAATAACTTATTTAATTTTTTATCCGTAAGATCCTTATATAACTGTGTATGATATTTTATTAACTCACTAACTATATTTATAAATTTTGTAGGAAATTTTAAACTCATTAAAATTTCCTTAGCTTTCTCTGAGCCTACTGTATCATGACCTTTATAGTGAGCAATTCCTTTATCATCAAAAGTTTGAACAAGCGGTTTAGCTATATCATGCAAAAGAGCAGTATATTTCAAAACAAGATCATTCGGAACTTTTTCTACAACATTAACAATATGTGTAAACAAATCAAAACTATGATGTGGATTACACTGATTATAGGAATACGTTATTTTTAATTCTGGAATAATCAACTCTAAGACCCCTGTTTCTTTCATTAAAAACAAAGTATTTTTTATATTTTCCCCAAGTATTAACTTATCTAATTCAATTTTTATTCTTTCTTTAGGTAAACTAATTATCGTATTTCTTTGGTTCTTTATAGCACTTATAGTATCATTTGATAACGAGAAATTTAAAGTACTCATAAATCTAAAAGCTCTTAATATACGTAAAGGGTCTTCTATAATTCTTTCTTCAGCTAAACCAACAAAATTTATAATCTTATTTTCTATGTCATTTTGACCATTATATAGATCTATAAGCCCATTTTCTAAATTATATGCCATGGCATTTATTGTAAAATCTCTCCGAATTAAGTCTTCATCAACATCATCTAAAAACTCAATTTTTTCTCCCTCTGGAAGTAACTTTAGTCCATTTTTTTCAATATATAAGTCTTTTCTAAACTTTGCAATTTCATATTCTTTATTAGCACATATTATTTTTAATACCCCAAAAGATTTCCCTATCTCCTTAGGATTACAATCTTTAAATAGATTTTTTAAAGTTTCATAAGATAAATTTGTTGTGAAGTCCACATCTTTAGGTTTTTTCCCTAATAAAATGTCTCGAACAGCTCCACCAACAACATATCCTTTTCCATATTTATTTAAAATATTTAGAATATTTATTTCAACCAAATTAAAATTATCCTTAGAAATTTTTTGCATAAAAATCCCTCTTCTCTACATAATTATAGCCAGAATAAATAAAGTTCTTAACAATAGTACTTTAATCTCAACAAATAAAGTCTCTTGACAGCCGTATGAGTTCTACGAGCTCAATGAACACAGGCTCTTCGAACTAATACGGACGTCACAGAGACTAATTTTTACTTTTCAAATTTATACTTTCTATCACTTATATTCCAATAAAATTTTTAGGCTCTATTAATACTTCTACTCTACTACAATATTATTAATATCATCGAAAAAAATCTCTGTAGTTATTATTATAACTCTATCCCCTTCTTTTATACAATCTGTCCCTTTAGGAAATATAGGAAGTCCATCTCTGATTATATAAGCAATCATCAAGTTTTTCTTTATTTTTAAATCTTTTAGAGGAATATTATTTACTTTATTATTACCTCTTATCAAAAATTCAACAGCTTCAACTCTGTTATTTTCTAATCTATATAAATTCTCAATCAAACTTTTTCTTTTTCCACTCAAAGAACGAATAACTTTTACTATATTATCAGCAATGATCTTTTTAGGAGTAATAATAGATTGAAAACTATTATCCCCTAAAATATTTACTAAAGATAGTTTATTAAGCTTTGTAATTATCTTTTTAATTCCTATTTTTTTTGCATAAATAGATATAAACATATTCACCTCATCTATCCCTGTAATAGAGATACATGAGTCATAATTTTTAAAATTTTCTTCTTTTAAAGTTTCTTCACTACTACCATCACCATTTATAACAGAGGCTCCTTCTAAAGCCTCACTAAATCTATTTGCTTTTTGTAAGTTTTGTTCTACTATTTTTACAGAAATATGATCCTTTAAAAGTTCTTTTGCTAAATAATGAGAAATTATTCCCGCACCGATAATAAAAGCAGATTTAATTTTCTTATTATTTTTCCCTAATTTATCTTGAAATTTTAGTATTTCTTCATTACTACCAGTTACATAAATTCTATCATTCGGTTTAATAAAATTATTTCCAGATGGAATAATAATTTCATCTCCTCTTTTAATAATACAAACCAATAAGTTAGGAAAATATTTTTGCTTAAAATCTAATATAGATACATTTTCTAAAATAGAATCTTCTTCTATGCTAAACTCAACCAATTTTAATTTTCCGTCCAAAAATGTTTCAACATTCAATGCATCTGGGAAATCAATATTTTTTTTAATATCCTTTGCTGCTTCAAGCTCTGGGTTTATGACTAAATCTATTCCTAAAGAATCAGTCATAAAAGATATTTGAGAAGAGTAATCAATACTTCTTACCCTAGCTATAGTATATTTAGCTCCTAATTTTTTTGCAATAACAGAAGCTATAATATTAATTTCATCTTTTTCTGTTACAGATATAAAAACATCAGCTTTGGGTACCCCTGCTTCCATTTGAACATCATAACTTGTACCATTTCCAACAAATCCCATAATATCATTGTTTGATAGAATTTTTTCAAGAGTCTTAGCTTCTTTCTCAACAAGTATAATATCATTACCTTCAAGTGACAAATCTTGGCAAAGTAGCTCTCCTACTTTTCCTGCTCCAATAATAACAATTTTCATAGAAACTCCTGTCTTAATTTATTATTTTTAACTTTTAAATTTTAATTTGTTGATTTAAAAATAGTTCGTTATAACCAGATTTTTTAACGATTAAAAATCAAGAGTTCGCTACAAATTTGGCAAAACTCGCTAACTTGCTAACAAGTTAGCTCAGACACGCCAAGATTTGTTCGGCTCACTCTATTTGATTTTTAATCTAAAATCTGGAAAAATAACTCACTTATTTTTAAATTATCCAAAAGATAGCCCCGATGTCCGTATTAGTTCGAAGAGCCTGTGTTTATTGAGCTCGTAGAACTCATACGGCTATCAGGGGCTATAATAAGGTTGATAAATTAAAATTTTTCTATTGAATATACATAAGCTGTAAAATCATCAAATTCTTTTTCAGAAATACTTTTATAACCATAATCGTCTAATTTAGGGAAGAAAAGAGGCTCTTTAGCTTCCTGAACTTCAACATGAGATTTAATTTTAGAAAAATAGATTTCATCTATAATAAAATTATCTAAAAAATACTCATATATAGATGAACCTCCACACACAAATACAGTTTTATTTTCTTGAGTTAAGTCTTCAATTAATTTATTAATATCCATACTTCTATGTAATACAATAACTTCTCTATTTTTTTTCATAAGTTCTACAGGAACATATTTAGCAGTAGTTGCTCCAAATAATATAGTGTGTCCTATTGTCTTTTCTTTAAAATACATAAGTTCTTCTTTGATATGCCAAAGCATTCCGTTCCCATTTTCATCTGGTTTTCTATCTCCAATAAGATTATTTTCTCCAACACAAACTATCATTTTTAAATTTTTATAATATTTTTTCTCCATTAAATTGCTACCTCATAATTTACTTTTTCTCCATATTGATAATTTAAAATTTCAATATCGTCAGGTTTAAAGTTATAAATAGATGTAAAATTATTTATTTTTAAAGTAGGTGCTTCAAAAGTTTCTGAATTAACTTGTTTTACTAATTTATCATAATGTCTATCATAAATATGAACATTATGAATATTCCAAATAATTTCAGCTGGTTCAAGCCCACATTCTAATGCTACTAGTTTATGTAACACAGAATATTGAAACACATTTGCAACAAGTCCTAGTGCAACATCACAACTTCTTTGTCTTACTTCTAAGTATAATTTGCCGTTAATAACAGACCATTGTGTCAAATGGACACAAGGAGTTAAAGCCATTTCATGTAATTCATTAGGTATCCAAATTTCAGTCATAATTCTTCTACTATTTGGATTATTTTTTAATTCATTTATTACATAGTCAAGTTGAGATTTTTGTCCAAAAGTTTCTTTTGCTATTTGATACCCATAGGCTTTCCCAATAGTTCCATCTTCTTTTCTCCATTCGTCCCAAAATTTACAACCTAAATTATTTAAAACATCTACATTGTTAGATTGAAGCAACCATATCCAATAAATTTCTCTGATTGGTGCTTTACTCGGAGCAAATCTTGATGTTATTAAATGAGCTTCATCTGTTGAGTTATTCAATCTAAATTGATACCCAATATAACTTTTATAATGAGCTGGAGTTCCGTCAGCATATTTTGTTCTAACATTTCCTTCTGACCAGATTCCTTTTTCAACAATAGTATTAACTATATCTCTATAAATAATATCAAATTGTGATTTCATTTTTTTGAGGTTCTTTATATAAACTGTTTAAAATAAAAATGTAACAGTTTTCTATAATTTCCCCTACCTCCTTTCTCTATTTTTCATAAATATTTCATTTATATTATACCATATTAACGAAATAATAAAAAAATCTTTTGAAAAGTTCAATACTTATGTTAAAATAAAAATAATTAGACAAATAAAAATGAAAAGGGATGATAAAAATGTGCACTTGTAATTGTAGTGATAAAAAAAGAGTTAGAACAAGAGTAGCTCCATCTCCAACAGGAGATCCACATGTAGGAACAGCATACATAGCTTTATTTAATATAGCTTTTGCTCATGTAAATAATGGAGACTTTATATTAAGAATAGAAGATACGGATAGAACTAGATATACAGCCGGATCAGAACAAATGATATTTGATTCTTTAAAATGGCTTGATTTAAATTATGCTGAAGGTCCAGATGTTGGTGGAGATTATGGACCATACAGACAATCTGAAAGATTTGACCTTTATGGAAAATATGCAAAAGAATTAGTTGAAAAAGGTGGAGCATATTATTGTTTCTGTGACCAAGAAAGACTTGAAAATCTAAGAGAAAGACAAAAAGCTATGGGACTACCTCCTGGATATGATGGACATTGTCGTTCTTTAACTAAAGAAGAAATAGAAGAAAAAATTGCTGCAGGTGTTCCATATGTAATAAGATTAAAAATGCCTTATGAAGGAGAAACTGTAATCCATGATAGACTAAGAGGAGATATAGTTTTTGAAAATAGTAAGATAGATGACCAAGTTTTATTAAAAGCAGATGGTTTCCCTACTTATCACTTAGCAAATATAGTTGATGACCATTTAATGGGAATCACTCATGTTATAAGAGCAGAAGAATGGATAGCTTCAACTCCAAAACATATCCAACTTTACAAAGCCTTTGGTTGGGACGCTCCAGAATTTATACATATGCCTCTTTTAAGAAACGATGATAGAAGTAAAATTTCAAAAAGAAAAAATCCAGTTTCATTAACTTGGTATAAAGAAGAAGGATATTTAAAAGAAGGTTTAATAAATTTCTTAGGACTAATGGGATATTCTTATGGTGATGGACAAGAAATATTTAGCTTAGAAGAATTTAAAAATAATTTTAATATCGATAAAGTTTCTTTAGGTGGACCAGTATTTGACCTTGTAAAATTAGGTTGGGTAAATAATCAACATATGAAAATGAAAGATTTAACTGAACTTACAAAATTAACTATTCCTTTCTTTGTACAAGAAGGATATTTAAAAGATGAAAATATTAGTGATAAAGAATTTGAATCTTTGAAGAAAATAGTTGAAATAGAAAGAGAAGGAGCAAAAACTCTAAAAGAATTAGCAAAAAATTCTAAATTTTTCTTTGTTGATGAGTTTTCTCTTCCTGAATTAAGAGAAGATATGGATAAGAAAGAAAGAAAAAGTGTTGAAAGATTACTAAACTCGTTAAAAGATGAGGTTGGGTTAAAATCAATAAAACTATTTGTAGAAAAACTTGAAAAATGGAATAGTAATGAATTTACTTCTGAAGAAGCAAAAGATTTATTACACTCTCTACTTGATGATTTACAAGATGGACCAGGAAAAGTATTTATGCCTATTAGAGCAGTATTAACTGGTGAATCTAAAGGGGCAGATTTATATAATGTTCTTTATGTTATCGGAAAAGAAAGAGCTTTAAAAAGAATTAAAGATACTATTACAAAATATAATATAGGAATATAATTGAAATAAGTCTCTTGACAGCCGTATGAGTTTACGAGTTCTATAAATATAGACTCTTCGAACTAATACGGACATCAGAGACTATTTTTCATTATTTAATTTTATACTTTCCTTTTAAATTAAGCAAAAGTCTTGCTTTTCTAGAACAAGACACATTGAAAATTGCTCATGAAGCGGAAACAAAGAAATCTTGGTGGAGGAAATAGACAAACGATATGGATGAAGTATTTGAATGGTTAAAAGCACATTATCAGTATGTATTGATAGCAGCCGGGTTACTATTTTTAATCGGTGCTATAAGAGATTGGAAATGGGTGTATCAGGCTACAGGCGGAAATAAGGCAAGGCACGCATTTATTTTTGAAGTGTGGGGTGAGAAAGGTTACAGAGTTTTCATAGGTATATGTGGACTGTTGCTTATGATTTGTGGTGTTGTGTTTTTAATGTTGGATAAACGATAAAAGTGGAGGTAATGTAACATGAAATGGAATTCAGAAAATCGCAAAGAATTTTTTGCGTATATAGAAAAGCTTACAGATGAAGATAAATATACGGAATGTATGACAGCATTGGAAAGCATCCCTATGGAAGAACGGGATTACGAAGTATGGTATCAGCTTGCTCGTACCTATCAAAACTTCGCTATTGTCGGTAATGATGATAAAGGAACACCTAGTTTTATTGGCGATAAATTTTTATTAAAATCTATAGATATTTTGAATTCAGTTAGAGAAGAGGGGAAAGATAAAGCTGAATGGAATATGCGTATGGCATATGGCTATCAATACTTGACTCATGAGGAAGAAAAAGCGATTCCTTATGCATTGCGTTGGGCAGAGTTAGATCCTGAGGATAAGGATGCATTGGAAGTAGTAAAAGAGTGTAAAGAAGAAGTGGAAAAAAGAGAGTACAGAGTAAATGTGGCTACTGAGAAAGTAATAGATCAAGAAACTGCTGAAATTGATGAAGACTGGTGCGTTTATCTATGCAATGCATTTGCTTGTGACTTACCAGCTGTGATTCGAACCAATTTAGCTCTTACAGATTTTCAATTCACTGCAAACTACCCTAAAAGACTAGAATTACAAATATTATATAAGAATGCTGATGACAACGGGTTTCCCACAAAAGAAGAAGGGAAATATTTATATGATATAGAAGACGCTGTAGAAGAGATTGTTGAACAACATGGAGATATTTTAGCAGGCGTTGTGAAATGCGATGAACGGGTACATATTTTTGCCTATGCTAAGGATGAGTCGGGGTACTACGATGAAATTTCTGAGATTATGGCAGAAAACTTCCCTGATTACGTATATACATTTGCAGTATTTGAAGATAAGGACTGGGAACTGTATTTTGATGCACTGTATCCTGACAGATATGAATACCAAAGTATTATGAATAGATGGCTCATTGAGGATATTAAAAGTAATGGTGATAGTATGGTGCCAAGAGTACTCGAACATTGCCTGTTCTTTACAACAGAAGAAAATGGGGAAGCATTTTTAACCAAAGTAATGGAAGACGGTTTTACAAAACTTTCATCAGAAAATCTGAGCAACAATGAGGATATAGATAAGGAATATCCATATGAACTTGTCATAGGCAGAGAAGATGATTTTGAAGATATTGACGAAACTGTCTGGTATCTTATGGATTTGGCAAAAGAATTTGACGGGGAATATGATGGCTGGGCATGCCCTATTGTAAAGTAGCGTGAAATGGCACTTTAGACAAAAGGAGCGAGATGAAAACCTCCTTTAAAAATATAGATTTCAACAGGCTCTTTGTTAAATAAGGTTGATGAAACAATTTTAATAGAAAATAACGATATTTTTGTCTCATTTTATTTTATAACTCAGATAAGTATAAATAAAGTCTCTTGACAGCCATATGAGTTCTGCGAGCTCAATGAACATAGGCACTTCGAACTAATACGGACGTCAGAGACTAATTTTTATTATTTAAATTTGTACTTTCATATAGAATAAATAATCACCTAAAAATATGATATAATTAGGCGAAACGAAAAGGAGGTAGGCGAATGAGATTTTTTAGTTATGAAAATCTAGCAAGAAGCAAGTGGGATAGTGAAATTATAAATCTTCTTTCACAAATTCATGAGCACAAAGGAAAACAAGAACTTTTTTTGACACGCAAACCTGCTGCTTTAGATAAATTAGTAGAGATTGCTAAAATTCAAAGTGTAGAGGATTCTAATAAAATAGAGGGAATTGTTACTACAGCAGTCAGAATAAAAGAGTTAATGAATCAAAAAACAACTCCTAGAAATAGGGATGAAGAAGAAATTCTTGGGTATAGAGATGTACTAAATACGATTCATGAAAGTTATGAATATATTCCAATCAACAGTAACTATATTTTACAGCTTCATAGAGACCTATTTAAGTATAGTGAAAAAGGAATTGGTGGTAGATATAAAAATACTCAGAATTCTATTGTGGAAAAAGATAAAGAGGGTAATGCTATCGAAATTTTTAAGCCATTATCCCCATATGAAACACCAGGTGCAATTGAGCAGATTTGTAATGAATTGAATATAGCTTTTGACAAAAAAGACGTGGATTCGTTGCTTTTAATTCCAATTTTTATCCATGATTTTCTTTGTATTCATCCTTTCAATGACGGGAATGGAAGGATGAGTCGTTTATTAACAACTCTCTTGCTATACAGACAAGGATATGTAATTGGGAAATATATCAGTTTAGAAAGTAAAATAGAAAAAAATAAAGACAGTTATTATATAGCTTTAGAAAAAAGTGGGATAGGTTGGCATGAAAACAAAGAAGATCCTTTACCGTTTATAAAATATATTCTTAGAACGATATTAGCCGCTTATATTGATTTTGAAGAAAGAGTTGATTATGTAGACGAAAAAGTATCTACAATTGAACTTGTTAGAAATGCAATTGATAGGAAATTAGGTAAATTTACAAAAAGTGATATGATGGAATTAGTTCCAAGTGTAGGGAAGGCTACAATCGAAAATATGCTTAAGCAATTGACTGAGGAAGCGTACATTGAAAGACATGGTAAAGGAAGAGCGACCTTTTATGTAAAAAAATAGCTAAATAACTAGATTTT
Above is a window of Fusobacterium massiliense DNA encoding:
- a CDS encoding immunity 17 family protein is translated as MDEVFEWLKAHYQYVLIAAGLLFLIGAIRDWKWVYQATGGNKARHAFIFEVWGEKGYRVFIGICGLLLMICGVVFLMLDKR
- a CDS encoding DUF695 domain-containing protein; this translates as MKWNSENRKEFFAYIEKLTDEDKYTECMTALESIPMEERDYEVWYQLARTYQNFAIVGNDDKGTPSFIGDKFLLKSIDILNSVREEGKDKAEWNMRMAYGYQYLTHEEEKAIPYALRWAELDPEDKDALEVVKECKEEVEKREYRVNVATEKVIDQETAEIDEDWCVYLCNAFACDLPAVIRTNLALTDFQFTANYPKRLELQILYKNADDNGFPTKEEGKYLYDIEDAVEEIVEQHGDILAGVVKCDERVHIFAYAKDESGYYDEISEIMAENFPDYVYTFAVFEDKDWELYFDALYPDRYEYQSIMNRWLIEDIKSNGDSMVPRVLEHCLFFTTEENGEAFLTKVMEDGFTKLSSENLSNNEDIDKEYPYELVIGREDDFEDIDETVWYLMDLAKEFDGEYDGWACPIVK
- a CDS encoding Fic family protein, whose translation is MRFFSYENLARSKWDSEIINLLSQIHEHKGKQELFLTRKPAALDKLVEIAKIQSVEDSNKIEGIVTTAVRIKELMNQKTTPRNRDEEEILGYRDVLNTIHESYEYIPINSNYILQLHRDLFKYSEKGIGGRYKNTQNSIVEKDKEGNAIEIFKPLSPYETPGAIEQICNELNIAFDKKDVDSLLLIPIFIHDFLCIHPFNDGNGRMSRLLTTLLLYRQGYVIGKYISLESKIEKNKDSYYIALEKSGIGWHENKEDPLPFIKYILRTILAAYIDFEERVDYVDEKVSTIELVRNAIDRKLGKFTKSDMMELVPSVGKATIENMLKQLTEEAYIERHGKGRATFYVKK